From the genome of Rosettibacter firmus, one region includes:
- a CDS encoding nitrous oxide reductase accessory protein NosL has product MKINKKQILILSSLILLSLTFFFPIWKIDLEAPQYPEGIGLRIWLNKITGVNEYDLDNINKLNHYIGMKVIDQESIPELKIMPYIIIFFILSGLMLMFLNNKLFSATWIALLIIVLLIGLYDFYLWEYDYGHNLNPDAPIKIPGMVYQPPLIGTKQLLNMKTTSLPDTGSYLIGLAVIINSILLFDKNKFISKSFSFIVVLLLFNFCQKQPEKINYNNEDCASCQMTISDNRFGAELITKKGKVLKFDSIECLVFYSENFNQDEIYSMWVTDFSNPPELINIKDAYFLRSSEIQSPMGLNICAFSNTDSLNKIKNEFNGNIFNWEELVDLVKDEWH; this is encoded by the coding sequence ATGAAAATAAATAAAAAACAAATATTAATCTTATCTTCTCTAATTTTATTATCGTTGACATTTTTTTTCCCGATATGGAAAATAGATCTCGAAGCTCCACAATATCCCGAAGGAATTGGTTTGAGAATCTGGTTGAATAAAATTACTGGTGTTAATGAATATGATCTCGATAATATTAATAAACTCAATCACTATATTGGTATGAAAGTAATTGACCAGGAATCAATTCCAGAGCTTAAAATAATGCCATATATAATTATCTTTTTTATACTCTCTGGATTAATGTTAATGTTTTTAAATAATAAATTATTTTCTGCTACCTGGATAGCTTTGTTGATTATTGTTCTTTTAATTGGATTATATGATTTTTATTTGTGGGAATATGATTATGGTCATAATCTTAATCCAGATGCTCCTATAAAAATTCCTGGAATGGTTTATCAACCACCATTGATAGGTACAAAGCAATTACTCAATATGAAAACCACATCTTTACCAGATACTGGAAGTTATTTGATTGGATTAGCTGTTATAATAAATTCAATTTTGTTATTTGATAAAAATAAATTCATTTCAAAATCCTTTTCATTTATTGTTGTTTTGTTGTTATTTAATTTCTGCCAAAAACAACCTGAAAAGATTAATTATAACAACGAAGATTGTGCAAGTTGTCAAATGACAATTTCGGATAATCGATTCGGTGCAGAATTAATTACAAAGAAAGGAAAAGTTTTAAAATTTGATTCGATTGAGTGCCTTGTTTTTTATTCAGAGAATTTTAATCAAGATGAAATTTATTCGATGTGGGTTACAGATTTTAGTAATCCACCTGAACTGATTAATATTAAAGATGCATACTTTTTAAGAAGTAGTGAAATTCAAAGTCCTATGGGATTAAACATATGTGCTTTTTCGAATACAGATAGTTTGAATAAAATAAAAAATGAATTTAATGGTAACATTTTTAATTGGGAAGAATTGGTGGATTTAGTAAAAGATGAATGGCATTAG
- the nosZ gene encoding Sec-dependent nitrous-oxide reductase: protein MKTKKTILVLVPLLILGTILFNCSQSKETASFSDAAEKVYVAPGKLDEFYAFFSGGFNGQLSVYGLPSGRLFKSISVFSQNPETGYGYSEETKAMLNTSYGFIPWDDAHHPKLSQTNGVPDGRWIFINANNTPRVARIDLRTFETAEIIEIPNSAGNHGSPFLTENTEYVVASTRFSVPVPNKDVAISSYKENFKGTLSFIKVDQNTGRMDLAFQILVPGFNYDLAHAGKGPSHGWAFFTSYNSEQANELLEINASKNDKDFIAAVNWKEAEKYISQGKAKWIDAEYYHNVFDEEKLHAYSEKKSKVLVLNSKECPGIIYYLPTPKSPHGVDVDPSGEYIVAGGKLATVIPVHSFTKMLKAIENKDFIGEVDGIPILRYESVIAGEVENPGLGPLHTEFDGKGYAYTSAFVSSEIVKWKLGTWEVVDRIPTYYSIGHLMIPGGDSKKPWGKYVVALNKITKDRYLPTGPEICQAAQLIDISGDKMKLLLDFPTVGEPHYAQAIPADILIKNNKKFYELEKNKNPYKTNGEKEAKVIRNGNEVHVYMTTTRTHFKPDNIEGIKVGDKVYFHITNLEQDWDIPHGFAVKGLNNSELLIMPGQTKTILWVPQKAGIYPFYCTDFCSALHQEMQGYIRVSTQNSNVKLSYN, encoded by the coding sequence ATGAAAACAAAAAAAACAATATTAGTATTAGTTCCTTTATTAATTCTGGGAACAATTCTTTTTAATTGCTCGCAGTCGAAAGAAACTGCAAGTTTTTCAGATGCTGCAGAAAAAGTATATGTAGCACCAGGTAAGTTAGATGAATTCTATGCATTTTTTTCAGGAGGATTTAATGGTCAACTTTCTGTTTATGGCTTACCTTCTGGACGACTGTTCAAATCAATAAGTGTATTTTCACAAAATCCAGAAACAGGTTATGGTTATTCCGAAGAAACAAAAGCTATGTTGAATACTTCTTATGGATTTATTCCCTGGGACGATGCTCATCATCCAAAATTATCTCAAACTAATGGCGTACCAGATGGTAGATGGATTTTTATAAATGCTAATAATACACCACGAGTAGCAAGAATTGATTTAAGAACATTCGAAACAGCTGAAATTATAGAGATACCTAATTCTGCTGGAAATCATGGCTCGCCATTTTTAACAGAGAATACAGAATATGTTGTAGCTTCAACAAGATTTAGTGTCCCAGTGCCCAATAAAGATGTTGCAATTTCTTCGTATAAAGAAAACTTTAAAGGCACTCTTAGTTTTATTAAAGTTGATCAAAATACTGGTAGAATGGATTTGGCATTTCAAATTCTTGTACCTGGCTTTAATTATGATTTAGCACATGCAGGTAAAGGACCATCACACGGCTGGGCATTTTTTACTTCTTATAATAGTGAACAAGCAAATGAACTCCTTGAAATTAATGCATCGAAGAACGATAAAGATTTTATTGCTGCAGTAAATTGGAAAGAAGCAGAAAAATATATTTCTCAAGGAAAAGCAAAATGGATTGATGCTGAATATTATCACAATGTTTTTGATGAAGAAAAATTACATGCCTATTCTGAAAAGAAATCTAAAGTACTTGTTCTAAATTCAAAAGAGTGTCCAGGCATTATTTATTATCTTCCAACTCCTAAATCTCCACATGGAGTCGATGTAGATCCAAGCGGTGAATACATAGTTGCTGGAGGTAAATTAGCTACTGTTATTCCTGTTCATTCATTTACTAAAATGTTGAAAGCAATTGAAAATAAAGATTTCATAGGTGAAGTAGATGGAATCCCAATTTTAAGATACGAATCTGTTATTGCTGGCGAAGTTGAAAATCCTGGCCTTGGACCACTTCATACAGAATTTGATGGTAAAGGTTATGCATATACTTCAGCGTTTGTTTCTTCAGAAATTGTTAAGTGGAAATTGGGTACATGGGAAGTTGTAGATAGAATACCAACTTATTATTCAATTGGTCATTTAATGATACCTGGTGGCGATAGTAAAAAGCCTTGGGGTAAATATGTTGTTGCTTTAAATAAAATTACTAAAGATAGATATTTACCAACTGGACCAGAAATCTGTCAGGCTGCTCAATTGATTGATATTTCTGGTGATAAAATGAAGTTGTTACTTGATTTCCCGACAGTAGGAGAACCACATTATGCACAGGCTATTCCAGCAGATATTTTAATCAAAAACAACAAGAAATTTTATGAATTAGAAAAAAATAAAAATCCATATAAAACTAATGGCGAAAAAGAAGCTAAAGTTATTAGAAATGGAAACGAAGTTCATGTTTATATGACTACCACAAGAACACATTTTAAACCTGATAATATTGAAGGAATAAAAGTTGGTGATAAAGTTTACTTCCATATTACAAATCTTGAACAGGATTGGGATATACCACATGGTTTTGCAGTAAAAGGATTGAATAATTCAGAGTTATTAATTATGCCAGGTCAAACTAAAACTATCTTATGGGTTCCACAAAAAGCTGGCATTTATCCATTTTATTGTACTGACTTCTGCTCTGCATTACATCAAGAAATGCAGGGTTATATTAGGGTCTCTACTCAAAATAGTAATGTTAAGTTGAGTTATAATTAA
- a CDS encoding Rrf2 family transcriptional regulator yields MFLSKRIKYGMKALLYLYQKQNEVISAARLSKELNVPKEFISKIMQSLVYQGILKSKKGKGGGFYLAKTLDDINYEIILRVLGYEVKNDECLFDMSQMCAGKICPFCNQWKEFIYNFNYTIKNFSISGKMIE; encoded by the coding sequence ATGTTTTTAAGCAAAAGAATAAAATATGGTATGAAAGCCCTTTTATACTTATATCAAAAACAAAACGAAGTAATATCTGCTGCAAGATTATCGAAAGAATTAAATGTGCCAAAAGAATTTATTTCGAAGATAATGCAATCACTGGTATATCAGGGTATATTAAAATCAAAAAAAGGAAAAGGTGGTGGTTTTTATCTTGCAAAAACACTTGATGATATAAATTATGAAATTATTCTTAGAGTGCTGGGTTATGAAGTAAAAAACGACGAGTGTTTATTTGATATGTCACAAATGTGTGCAGGAAAGATCTGTCCCTTCTGTAATCAATGGAAAGAATTTATTTACAACTTCAATTATACAATAAAAAATTTTTCGATTAGTGGTAAGATGATAGAGTAA
- a CDS encoding c-type cytochrome, which translates to MKKIILVLSFSFLLWSCGGNESNIDPEKEKLAIKYGLTPFEYENGVGPIKQKLNIPSEIDRIKAESGKKIFEEKCTQCHKLDERYTGPALRDVTKRRTPEYIMNMILNPQGMTQKHPEAKKLLSEYALQMTFQNVSQEDARNILEYLRSESK; encoded by the coding sequence ATGAAAAAAATAATATTAGTCTTATCGTTTTCATTCTTATTGTGGTCTTGCGGAGGGAATGAATCAAATATAGATCCTGAAAAGGAAAAATTAGCAATCAAATATGGATTAACTCCGTTTGAATATGAAAATGGAGTAGGACCTATTAAACAGAAATTGAATATCCCTTCTGAAATTGATCGGATTAAGGCGGAGAGTGGTAAAAAAATTTTTGAAGAAAAGTGCACTCAATGTCATAAACTAGATGAAAGATACACGGGTCCAGCACTCAGAGACGTTACAAAAAGAAGAACACCAGAATATATTATGAATATGATTCTAAATCCCCAGGGAATGACACAAAAACATCCTGAAGCTAAAAAACTTTTGAGCGAGTATGCACTTCAAATGACTTTTCAGAATGTAAGTCAAGAAGATGCAAGAAATATTTTAGAATACTTACGCTCCGAATCAAAATAA
- the nosD gene encoding nitrous oxide reductase family maturation protein NosD, translating to MNGISKNIIYSFIFLIVLFNQVQSRILIVQKGFRITSIKSALELSNNGDTILVKRDYYSEGTIIVNKSVTLIGENFPIIDGNHKNQIMIVKSSNFKITGFQFQNSGISFISDNSAIRLDSVNNCIIENNKFLNNFFAIYLSKTRNSQIINNTIIASNNKQTMSGNGIHLWNCKNIYVIGNKIEGHRDGIYLEFVRSSFIENNYCKGNLRYGLHFMFSDSCFYRRNHFEMNKAGVAVMFTKNVTMIENNFKNNWGSSSYGLLLKDITDSKIIRNKFYKNSCGIYFESCNRNQIFNNDFIENGWAIKLMTNSMNNLFQRNNFIENTFDVSTNSTQNFNTFTENFWSNYNGYDLNKDNIGDVPFRPVKLFSFIVANNPVTLILLRSYFVEILDFAEKIIPTLTPANLLDEKPLMKRSYDKIN from the coding sequence ATGAATGGCATTAGTAAAAATATTATTTATTCCTTTATATTCTTAATTGTATTATTTAATCAAGTTCAATCAAGAATATTAATAGTTCAGAAAGGATTTCGAATAACATCTATAAAATCTGCTTTGGAACTCTCTAACAATGGTGATACTATTTTAGTAAAGAGAGATTATTATTCTGAAGGAACGATTATAGTTAATAAATCAGTAACATTAATTGGAGAAAATTTCCCGATAATTGATGGCAATCATAAAAATCAAATAATGATTGTAAAATCTTCCAATTTCAAAATAACAGGATTTCAATTTCAGAATTCTGGGATTAGTTTTATTTCAGATAATTCTGCAATTAGACTCGACAGTGTAAACAATTGTATTATTGAGAACAATAAATTCTTAAACAATTTTTTTGCAATATATCTTTCTAAGACAAGAAATTCACAAATAATAAACAACACAATTATTGCATCAAACAATAAGCAAACTATGTCTGGAAATGGTATTCATCTATGGAATTGTAAAAACATCTATGTTATCGGGAATAAAATTGAAGGACATCGTGATGGGATATATTTAGAATTCGTAAGAAGTAGTTTTATAGAAAACAATTATTGCAAAGGTAATTTAAGATATGGTTTGCATTTTATGTTTTCTGATAGTTGTTTTTATAGACGAAATCACTTTGAAATGAATAAAGCAGGTGTTGCTGTAATGTTTACAAAGAATGTGACTATGATTGAAAATAATTTTAAAAATAACTGGGGTAGTAGTTCTTATGGTCTTTTGTTGAAAGATATTACTGATAGCAAAATTATCAGAAATAAATTCTACAAAAATTCCTGCGGGATCTATTTTGAATCGTGTAATAGAAACCAAATATTTAATAACGATTTTATAGAAAATGGTTGGGCTATAAAGCTAATGACGAATTCAATGAATAATCTATTTCAAAGAAATAATTTCATTGAAAATACTTTTGATGTTTCTACAAATAGCACTCAGAATTTTAATACTTTTACAGAAAACTTCTGGTCAAATTACAACGGTTATGACTTGAATAAAGATAACATTGGTGATGTTCCTTTTCGCCCTGTTAAATTATTCTCTTTCATTGTTGCTAATAATCCAGTGACATTAATTTTATTAAGGAGTTATTTTGTTGAAATTCTGGATTTTGCAGAAAAAATTATACCTACTTTAACTCCTGCAAATTTATTAGATGAAAAACCATTAATGAAAAGGTCGTATGATAAAATTAATTAA
- the ric gene encoding iron-sulfur cluster repair di-iron protein: MNHIINANDLVNSNIKDIVIANYKTAEVFEKYNIDFCCNGKRLLKDVLQEKNLKGNDLINDLINIIKSESSAEENFDEYDLKKLIDHIVNVHHKYVIEAIPIIKTHLEKVISKHGEKYQFLLEIGNLFSQVSKELENHLFKEEQILFPFINYLVNCQKDGEKPRSRSFGTIKSPIRQMEIEHDAAGNILHKIRELTGDYKLPEDACTTFTLTYEELKEFESDLHKHIHLENYILFPRAVELENTLINK; this comes from the coding sequence ATGAATCATATAATTAATGCTAATGATCTTGTTAATAGTAATATAAAAGATATAGTTATTGCAAATTATAAAACTGCGGAAGTCTTTGAGAAATATAACATAGATTTTTGTTGTAATGGGAAAAGACTTCTTAAAGATGTTCTGCAAGAAAAAAATCTTAAAGGTAATGATCTTATAAATGATTTAATTAATATTATTAAAAGTGAATCATCTGCAGAAGAAAATTTTGATGAATATGATTTAAAAAAGTTAATAGATCATATAGTTAATGTTCATCATAAATATGTTATTGAAGCGATTCCCATAATTAAAACTCATTTAGAAAAAGTAATAAGCAAGCACGGTGAAAAATATCAGTTTCTATTAGAAATAGGAAATTTGTTTTCTCAGGTATCAAAGGAATTAGAAAATCATTTATTTAAAGAAGAACAGATATTATTCCCCTTCATTAATTATCTGGTTAACTGTCAGAAAGATGGTGAAAAACCAAGATCGAGGAGTTTTGGAACAATAAAAAGTCCAATTAGACAAATGGAAATAGAGCACGATGCTGCTGGAAATATTTTACACAAAATTAGAGAATTGACTGGAGATTATAAATTACCAGAAGATGCATGCACAACTTTTACTTTAACTTATGAAGAATTGAAAGAGTTTGAAAGTGATTTACATAAACATATCCATCTTGAAAATTATATTTTATTCCCCAGAGCAGTTGAATTAGAAAATACCTTAATTAATAAATAG